The following proteins are encoded in a genomic region of Neurospora crassa OR74A linkage group VI, whole genome shotgun sequence:
- a CDS encoding polyadenylate-binding protein 2: MSSVVNEGEKPQEAAQEQQEEQQQQQQQQEQQNAGDDVNDDEEEISAMKRRVAEMEEEAAKLREMQASLDQQHHELTENKEDIDSRSIFVGNVDYSASPEEIQAHFQSCGSINRVTILLDKFTGQPKGYAYVEFTEPSLVAQALVLNESVFKGRNIKVVPKRTNIPGMSRGGRGGRGSFRGGGRGGYFGGRGGFPPRGGYRGGYRGRGRGGYAPY, from the exons ATGTCGTCTGTGGTGAACGAGGGGGAGAAGCCCCAAGAGGCCGCTCAGGAGCAacaggaggagcagcagcagcagcagcagcagcaagagcaGCAAAACGCGGGAGACGATGTCAACGATGATGAG GAGGAGATCTCGGCCATGAAGCGCCGTGTCGCCgagatggaagaggaggctgcCAAACTCCGCGAGATGCAAGCTAGTCTGGACCAACAGCATCATGAGCTCACCGAGAACAAGGAGGATATCGACAGTCGGAGCATCTTTGTCGGAAACGTCGACTATTCGGCTTCGCCTGAGGAGATCCAGGCGCACTTCCAGAGCTGCGGGTCCATCAACCGTGTCACCATTCTCCTCGACAAGTTTACCGGTCAACCCAAGGG TTACGCGTATGTCGAGTTTACCGAGCCTAGCCTGGTCGCACAAGCCCTTGTTCTCAACGAGAGTGTCTTCAAGGGCCGCAACATCAAGGTCGTCCCCAAGCGCACGAATATTCCCGGCATGTCGCGCGGCGGTCGCGGCGGTCGAGGTTCCTTCCGCGGAGGCGGTCGCGGGGGCTATTTCGGTGGACGGGGCGGTTTCCCTCCTAGGGGAGGCTACCGTGGCGGCTACCGTGGACGCGGCCGAGGAGGCTACGCTCCTTACTAG
- a CDS encoding ubiquitin ligase produces the protein MTSSRDSGLPAQPNLRVTIIAADGLYKRDVFRFPDPFAVATINGEQTKTTQVSKRTLNPYWNEHFDFKVNEDSILAVQVFDQKKFKKKDQGFLGVINVRIGDVIELAPDAEDQMLTRDLKKSTDNLVVHGKLIINLSTNLTATMSRLGPPPSSSRPSLLTPQSSVISNDRANERPSSAMSGPNGTANNMTLASRPASLAVSSSSTAPTPGTNGTAPTNPSTLVPAQARHHSTLSPFEDSMGRLPAGWERREDHLGRTYYVDHNSRTTSWNRPTGTGAAENRTAEANTQVERQRHQNRTLPEDRTGANSPTLQQQQAAATANAATMMHTGATTPGTGELPAGWEQRFTPEGRPYFVDHNTRTTTWVDPRRQQYIRMYGGQNNTNGTIQQQPVSQLGPLPSGWEMRLTNTARVYFVDHNTKTTTWDDPRLPSSLDQNVPQYKRDFRRKLIYFRSQPAMRIMSGQCHIKVRRSHIFEDSFAEISRQSATDLKKRLMIKFDGEDGLDYGGLSREFFFLLSHEMFNPFYCLFEYSAHDNYTLQINPHSGINPEHLNYFKFIGRVVGLAIFHRRFLDAFFIGALYKMVLGKAVSLADMEGVDADFHRSLQWMLDNDITDVLDATFSTEDERFGVITEEDLIPNGRNIAVTNENKKEYVELMVKWRIEKRIEQQFRAFKDGFHELIPQDLINVFDERELELLIGGIAEIDVDDWKKHTDYRGYTESDEVIQFFWQTVRSWDGEQKSRLLQFTTGTSRIPVNGFKDLQGSDGPRRFTIEKAGEITNLPKAHTCFNRLDLPPYKSLEMLQQKLTIAVEETMGFGQE, from the exons ATGACCAGCAGCCGGGACTCGGGGCTGCCGGC CCAGCCCAATCTCCGCGTAACAA TCATCGCCGCCGATGGTCTATACAAGCGAGATGTCTTCA gGTTTCCCGACCCGTTCGCCGTCGCTACCATTAACGGTGAGCAGACAAAGACCACCCAGGTCTCCAAGCGTACCCTAAACCCATACTGGAACGAACACTTTGATTT CAAAGTGAATGAGGACAGCATTCTGGCTGTCCAGGTGTTCGACCAAAAGAAGTTCAAAAAGAAGGACCAAGGTTTCCTCGGTGTCATCAATGTCCGGATAGGGGACGTAATAGAATTGGCTCCCGATGCGGAAG ATCAGATGCTCACGCGGGACCTTAAGAAATCGACCGACAACCTTGTGGTGCACGGCAAACTGATCATAAACCTATCTACTAACCTCACAGCAACTATGAGTCGCCTCGGTCCCCCTCCATCTTCGAGCAGACCATCACTACTCACCCCTCAAAGTTCGGTTATTTCTAACGACAGAGCGAACGAACGTCCTTCATCAGCCATGTCCGGACCTAATGGAACCGCCAATAACATGACTTTGGCAAGCCGACCCGCCAGCCTGGCtgtttcgtcgtcgtcgacagCCCCGACCCCCGGGACAAATGGAACAGCCCCAACGAACCCGTCGACCCTCGTTCCGGCGCAAGCCAGGCACCATAGCACGCTTAGCCCCTTCGAAGATTCAATGGGAAGATTGCCAGCTGGCTGGGAACGTCGCGAGGATCATTTGGGGAGGACATATTATGTTGATCATAATTCACGGACCACGAGCTGGAATCGGCCAACTGGCACAGGGGCGGCCGAAAACCGTACCGCCGAAGCCAATACTCAAGTCGAGCGTCAACGGCATCAGAACAGAACACTTCCCGAGGACCGCACTGGCGCCAATTCCCCCACcctacagcagcagcaagctgccgccaccgccaaTGCTGCCACTATGATGCATACCGGGGCGACAACCCCCGGAACCGGTGAATTACCTGCTGGTTGGGAGCAGAGGTTTACCCCAGAAGGAAGGCCGTACTTTGTCGACCACAACACGCGCACTACTACCTGGGTCGACCCTCGACGCCAGCAGTACATTCGCATGTACGGTGGCCAGAACAACACGAACGGGACCATTCAACAACAGCCGGTGTCCCAGCTCGGTCCCCTGCCTAGTGGTTGGGAGATGCGGCTCACCAACACGGCTCGCGTCTACTTCGTGGATCACAATACCAAGACAACGACCTGGGATGATCCTCGTCTGCCTTCGTCGCTCGACCAGAACGTACCGCAGTACAAGAGAGACTTCAGGAGGAAGCTCATCTATTTCCGTTCGCAGCCTGCTATGCGGATCATGTCCGGACAGTGTCACATCAAGGTCAGGAGATCGCACATTTTCGAGGATTCGTTTGCGGAGATTTCGAGGCAATCGGCGACGGACCTGAAGAAACGATTGATGATCAAGTTCGACGGCGAGGACGGCCTCGATTACGGCGGTCTGTCGCGCgagttcttcttcctcctttctcaCGAAATGTTCAATCCATTCTACTGCTTGTTCGAGTATTCGGCCCACGATAACTACACCCTCCAGATCAACCCCCACTCGGGTATCAACCCTGAGCATCTCAACTATTTCAAGTTCATTGGCCGGGTCGTGGGTCTGGCTATTTTCCACAGGCGATTCCTGGATGCCTTCTTCATTGGCGCTCTGTACAAGATGGTTCTCGGAAAGGCTGTCAGCTTGGCGGATATGGAGGGTGTGGATGCCGATTTCCATCGGTCTCTGCAGTGGATGCTGGATAACGACATCACCGACGTTCTTGACGCAACCTTCTCTACTGAAGACGAGCGGTTCGGCGTAATCACGGAGGAGGATCTAATCCCCAATGGTAGGAACATTGCGGTCACAAACGAGAACAAGAAGGAGTATGTCGAATTGATGGTGAAGTGGAGGATCGAAAAGCGCATTGAGCAACAGTTCCGGGCGTTCAAGGATGGCTTCCATGAGCTTATCCCGCAGGATCTGATCAACGTGTTTGATGAGCGCGAGCTTGAGCTGTTGATTGGTGGTATTGCCGAGATCGATGTCGACGACTGGAAGAAGCACACGGATTACCGTGGTTATACCGAGTCAGACGAGGTTATCCAGTTCTTCTGGCAGACTGTTCGGTCGTGGGATGGCGAGCAAAAGTCGAGATTGCTCCAGTTCACGACCGGCACATCCCGTATCCCAGTCAACGGATTCAAGGATCTCCAGGGTAGTGATGGTCCTCGTAGATTTACGATTGAGAAGGCAGGAGAGATTACGAATCTTCCCAAGGCGCATACATG TTTCAACCGGTTGGATCTGCCACCGTACAAGTCTCTGGAGATGCTGCAGCAAAAGCTTACGATTGCTGTGGAGGAGACTATGGGTTTCGGACAAGAATAA
- a CDS encoding amidohydrolase 3 produces MAPPAPRSPGVLYWAPRLSLGALAIAFLIHLNHPASSFSLFGPNTIRNSDSAITAKTYCYTSVLTSAGSSREADCFSVSPDGRFTKVFHSAEDVLIVGDNDYFDEDGGNNMVVETKAGHVIPGIWDGHGHLVQYGEFLHSVDLFGASSVEMVRERVRDYLQEREREGSNVGSKENWARGVGWDQMVLGEMPSAAMLESDPALKGKYIMLDRVDVHCTWVSQAILDLIPAESLPEEVPGGEIIREPGLGVFCDNAMDIVTSLWPKPDAERKKTFLKTAMKELHKVGLVGMNDAGVTPTDLKVYDEASRNEDWWTLRVYAMIECGERNVFCPLEADSVRTQHEDGMLTIRSVKLFADGALGSWGSAMIDPYSDKPSTRGSLLVNGSTLESLARSWSNAGYQVNIHAIGDLANRYAIDALEAALKDACNLPDGKTLKDCQQASHRFRIEHSQIIHPTDQARIRDLGIIPSIQPTHATSDMAYAELRLGPERTATEAYRMRSLIHELGVQPVLGSDFPVEPPNPFEGMYAAVTRKNPHTGKGADGGDKGWYTDEALSLEEALAGFTKGVAGGMFTEGKTGVIEEGAFADWVVLDEPLEVLAARDNGEGLRKIKVRETWVGGRKVYDREEKVAKKVVNNGEEGVREGL; encoded by the exons ATGGCGCCACCAGCCCCCCGCTCCCCAGGAGTCCTCTACTGGGCTCCCCGCCTCTCGCTCGGCGCCTTAGCCATCGCCTTCCTCATCCACCTCAACCaccccgcctcctccttttccctcttcgGCCCCAACACCATCCGCAATTCCGACTCTGCCATCACAGCAAAGACCTACTGCTACACCTCGGTTCTCACCTCCGCCGGCTCTTCTAGAGAAGCCGACTGCTTCTCCGTTTCCCCCGATGGCAGGTTTACAAAGGTGTTTCACTCGGCGGAGGATGTCTTGATTGTGGGGGATAATGATTATTTCGATGAGGATGGGGGGAACAACATGGTGGTGGAGACGAAGGCGGGACATGTTATCCCGGGCATCTGGGATGGCCATGGACATCTAGTTCAGTATGGAGAGTTTTTGCATTCGGTGGATCTGTTCGGAGCGAGCAGTGTGGAAATGGTGAGGGAGAGAGTTAGGGATTATTTGCaagagagggaaagggaggggagCAATGTGGGGAGTAAGGAAAATTG GGCGAGAGGTGTTGGTTGGGACCAGATGGTATTGGGGGAGATGCCTAGTGCT GCCATGCTCGAGTCCGACCCAGCTCTCAAGGGCAAATACATCATGCTCGACCGAGTCGACGTGCATTGTACCTGGGTCTCGCAGGCCATCTTGGACCTTATTCCTGCCGAGTCGCTCCCGGAGGAGGTCCCCGGTGGTGAGATTATTCGGGAACCGGGCCTAGGAGTCTTCTGCGACAACGCCATGGACATCGTCACTTCACTATGGCCCAAGCCCGACGCCGAGCGCAAGAAGACCTTCCTCAAAACTGCCATGAAGGAGCTGCACAAGGTCGGGTTGGTCGGCATGAACGACGCCGGCGTGACGCCGACCGACCTGAAGGTGTATGATGAAGCCAGCCGGAACGAAGACTGGTGGACTCTCCGCGTGTACGCCATGATTGAGTGCGGCGAGCGCAATGTCTTCTGCCCGCTCGAGGCCGACTCTGTCAGAACCCAGCACGAAGACGGTATGCTCACCATCCGCAGCGTCAAGCTCTTTGCCGACGGTGCCTTGGGATCCTGGGGCAGCGCCATGATCGACCCTTACTCCGACAAACCTTCCACTCGTGGCTCCCTGCTCGTCAACGGCTCAACCCTCGAGTCTCTCGCCCGCTCCTGGTCCAACGCGGGGTACCAAGTCAACATCCACGCCATCGGCGACCTGGCCAACCGGTACGCCATCGACGCCCTCGAAGCCGCCCTCAAAGACGCCTGCAATCTTCCCGACGGAAAGACACTTAAGGACTGCCAGCAAGCCTCCCACCGCTTCCGCATCGAACACTCACAAATTATCCACCCCACCGACCAAGCCCGCATCCGTGATCTAGGCATCATCCCCTCCATCCAGCCCACGCACGCCACCTCGGACATGGCCTATGCCGAGTTACGCTTGGGCCCCGAGCGCACCGCCACCGAAGCTTACCGTATGCGCAGCTTGATTCACGAACTGGGAGTCCAGCCTGTTTTGGGGTCCGACTTCCCCGTTGAGCCGCCCAACCCGTTTGAGGGCATGTACGCGGCCGTAACGAGGAAGAACCCGCATACGGGCAAGGGAGCCGATGGTGGCGATAAGGGTTGGTATACTGATGAAGCACTCAGTCTTGAGGAGGCGCTTGCAGGCTTTACCAAGGGGGTGGCGGGCGGGATGTTTACAGAGGGGAAGACGGGTGTTATTGAAGAGGGCGCATTTGCGGATTGGGTAGTGCTTGATGAGCCGTTGGAAGTATTGGCCGCGAGGGACAACGGCGAGGGATTGAGGAAGATTAAGGTTAGGGAAACGTGGGTTGGTGGTAGGAAGGTGTATGATcgggaggagaaggtggcGAAGAAAGTAGTGAATaatggggaggaaggggtgagGGAGGGTTTATGA